CCGTCACCCTGGCCGGGCAGATCAAGGCCGGTGGCCAGCGTCACGAGAAGGACGACCGCCACCGTCTGGATGATCGCAGCCGCTATGTACTGGGCTGGAGCAACGAAGCCAAGATCACCGCACTGGAGCAGCAGGCGGCTACGCTTGAGCGCAGCATGCAGGGCATCGCCGCTCGGCTGGCCGAGCTGGAACAGCAACTGCGTGCGCTTGGCAATAACAAAACTCTGCTGGACAAGATTCAGGAATTTACCGATTTTGACGAGTTGAACTGGCAGCAGCTCGCCCGCCTGATTGAGGAGCTGAGTAGCGAGCTCAAGGCGCTGGAAGCCAGCTCAGACCAACTCAAAACCCTGACCGCCCAGCTCAACACCCTGGAAACCGCCATCAGCGAAACCGAATCGGCTCTCGACACCTTGAAGGCCGAGCTGACCACCAACAGGGTCAACTGCCAACAGGCGCAGGCTTTGCTCGACAGTTGCCGTGAGGTTCTGGAGCCCTTTGTTGTCGAGGTGCTGGCCGCCATTCGAGCCGAACTGGATCCGCTGCGAACCGAGGCTTTGGGCGAACACCGGCTAACCGTGGAGGCCTGCGACAACCGCGAGCGTGACCTGCGAAGTTGGCTGCAAGCCAAAATCGACAGCGAGGATCGCCGCCTGAAAGACCTGGGTGAGCGCATCGTGAAGGCGATGGAAAACTACCGCCATGCCTACCCGCTGGAGACTCAGGAAGTGGATGCGCGCATCGAAGCCGTCGACGAATACCGCCAGATGCTGACCCAACTGCAGGCCGACGACCTGCCCCGCTTTGCCGAACGCTTCAAAGCGCTGCTGAACGAAAACACCATCCGCGAAGTAGCCGGTTTCCAGTCCAAGTTGAAAAGCGAACGCCAGACCATTCAGGAGCGGATCGAACGGATCAACCGCTCACTGGCCGATATCGAATACAACCCGGGGCGCTATATCCTGCTGGAGGCTCAGGCCAACCAGGATGCGGATATCCGCGACTTCCAGCAACAGTTGCGTGCCTGCACTGAAGGCAGCCTGACCGGTTCGGAAGAGGAGCAGTATGCCGAGAACAAGTTCCTGCAGGTCAAGGCGATCATCGACCGCTTCCGCGGCCGTGAAGGCACCACTGAGCTGGATAAACGCTGGACCCGTAAGGTGACCGACGTGCGCAACTGGTTCCAGTTTGCCGCCTCAGAGCGTTGGCAGGAGGACAACAGCGAACACGAACATTACACCGATTCCGGCGGTAAATCCGGTGGCCAGAAGGAAAAGCTGGCCTACACCGTGCTTGCCGCCAGCCTGGCCTATCAGTTCGGGTTGGAATGGGGCGCAGTACGCTCGCGCAGCTTCCGCTTCGTGGTGATCGACGAAGCCTTCGGTCGCGGCTCGGACGAGTCGGCGCGCTACGGTCTGGAGCTGTTCCAGAAACTCAACCTGCAGCTGCTGATCGTCACCCCGTTGCAGAAGATCCATATCATCGAACCCTATGTGGCCAGCGTGGGCTTTGTCCACAACCCCGAAGGGCGCGACTCTCAGGTACGTAACCTGAGTATCGAGGAATACCAGGCGGAGCGTGATGCACACACCTTATGAGCTGGACTGAACTGGAGGAGATCAGGGCGCGGCTGAACAAGGCCTGGGCCAAGGGCAAACTGTTGCGCTCGCCATTGGACAACGACGATGGCTGGCCCCTGCGCTACCCACTGCGTCACCCGGCGGCAGGTGAGCTGGGCAGCCGTTTTGCCGAGGCACAAAAATGGGTACAGCGCTGGTGTGCCCATGAAGAAAAACACGACTTCCAGCTGGATTGGCGTGACATCAACTCCCGCGACATCGGCCGTAATGAACTGCCGGTGGCAATACAGTTTGACTACCCCGAAGATGCACAGGCGTTGATCGGCAAGCGCCGTGCCGGTCGGCACTATACACAGCTGTGCGAGCAGATCACCACATCCTGCCCGGATCTGCTTGACTGGTGCGCGCGTAAGCCTCTGGCCGTGCTTGAGCTTCAGCCTGCCTGGTCCCGGCTGCTGAACGTTGTACACTGGCTACGCCAACACCCACGCCCGAATGTGTATATCCGCCAGCTGGAACTGCCCTGCGTGGATACCAAGTTCATTGAAAGCCACAAAAAGGTGCTGGGCGAACTGCTTGATGAGGTCCTGCCCGCCGGGCAGATCGACAGCGGTGCCCGGGGTGTCAGCGGTTTCGAGCAGCGCTACGGATTTCTCAACAAACCTGCGCAGATCCGCTTTCGCCTGCTCGACACAGCGCTCTATATCCAGGGGATGAACGACCTGCAGATCCCGGTGACGGACTTCGCCAGGCTGACATTGCCAGTGCAACGGATTGTAATCACCGAAAACGAGATCAACGGCCTCGCCCTGCCAAACATGCCCGGTGCAATGGTCATCTTCGGGCTGGGCTATGGGCTGGACAGTCTCAAGCAGGTTGAGTGGCTGGCCGACAAGGCGATTTATTACTGGGGCGATCTCGATACTCACGGCTTTGCCATGCTGGATCAGTTGCGCAGCTACTTCCCGCAGACCCAGTCATTGCTGATGGACCGCGCCACCCTGCTGGTTCACGAACCGCTGTGGGGTGAGGAGCCGAAACCAACCCGCAAGCGGCTGTCACGTCTGACTGATCACGAGCAGGCGTTGTATGAAGATCTGTGTCTGGACCGGCTGGCACCGGCCCTGCGGCTGGAGCAGGAAAGGATCGGCTTTGAGCATGTGAAGGCGGCACTGGCGGGTTTAGGGGGCGGTACCTAAGCCCGCAGCCGGTTGATCACATCCTGAAAAGGCTCAACGTCTTCCTGCTCAATCTGCCGTGTTCCAAGCGCAAGGATCTTGAGTAACGCCATCGTCTCTTGGGTTTGTTCATAGCTGTCGATCCCCTGAATGACCGCCTTGGCTTCACCATTTTGGGTAATCACCAACGGCCCTCCTTGATCGTCCAGCGTACGAACAACCTCCGCTGCATGCGCTTTAAGGTAGCTGATGGGCTTAATGTGCGTTGAAAGTTTCATGATCATCTCCTGCTCAGGCCAAATATAGCCCTTATTAAGCCCAGTAATCGACTACACCCAGCGCCGCGTCCCACGGCAATAAACCTCATACTCATCACCAAACAGTTCCTGCAGCACTCGCTCTTCCGGCCGGATCTGAAAGCGGGTGACATAGGCTACAAACCCCGCCAGCCAGAGCGGCGACAGCAGGTGCCCGAGTTGCAGCATCCATGCGGTCAGCAACAGCAGCAGTGCCAGATACATCGGGTTTCGGCTGAGCTTAAACACGCCGTAGGCCACCAGACAGCTGGTTTTTTCAGGGCAGTGCGGATGCACCGTAGTGCGCGCACGAAAGCAATGTAACACCGCCAAGGTACCCATAACACCTGCCAGAACCACCGGAACCAAAATCCACAGCAGCGGCAGCTGGAACAACACCCCGCCCGGCCAGAGCCAGGCACCAAACCAGCCAAGACCCGCTGCCGTCAGGAACACCAGCGGTGGCGGTATCAGCAGTTCAAGCGGGTGTTGTTTGCGCATGCTTTATTCCCTATTCGATACAGTGTGATTCGACCGCTGATCTCTGGCTTGCTCGCTCAAAAGAGATACCTCACCATTACGGGCTATACCATAGATCTCAAAATCCTGCGCCAGATAAAGCGTGCCGCTGTAATGATGTGCCGCATCTGCACGCAGCAGCTCGATCGACAGATCGCGCGGACGCCTGGGCCTGAGCAGATAACGTGGGCTGAAATGGGTCAGCAGCAGCGCCGGGATAGCGCGCGCCTCGGCGAAGCATGCCACCTGGGCAGCACAGCTGTGCTGCGGCTCAGGTCCTACCTGCTGCAGCACCTCTTCAGTGTAGGTCGCCTCATGCACCAGCAGCTGCACGCCCTCGCAGGCCTCACCCAACAGTTCAGGTTGGTCGTTGTCACCGGCGACCACCACTGCCCGCGCAGGATACGAGGCGATGCAGTATTCCCGCCCATCCAGCTCACGACCATCGGGTAACGTCACGTGCTCGCCCTGCTGCAAGCGGCCATACAACGGCGATGGCATCACCCTTTCTGCCTGCAGACGCTCGGTATCCAGCCGTACCGGGACATGAGCCTCCTGCAGCCGATAGGCCCAGCACTCGGTACGATGGCTGAGTTCAGTCGCCGTGATGCTGAAGCCACCCCGTTCCAGCTCCAATGTACGGGATACCTCAACAAACTCCAGCGGATAGTCGATGCGCAGTTCGGTATGCTCAATCACGGCCTGCAGATAACGCCAGACCGCCGCCGGCCCCACCAGTGTCAGCGGCGCCGTACGCCCATTCAGCTGACAGGATGCCAGCAGCCCCGGCAAGCCGTAACAGTGATCGCCATGCACATGGGTGATCAGAACCGCCTGCAACTGCAGCGGTGACAGGCGAGTACGCAGCAGCTGATGCTGGGTCGCCTCACCGCAGTCCACCAGCACCCACTGCCGCCCTCGCTCGGGCTGAATGGCGGTAGCACTGACATTGCGCTGTCGGGTGGGGGCGCCGGATGAGGTGCCAAGAAAGGTGAGTTGCATGGGTTACTCCTCTGGGCCACCCAACCAACGCTCGACCCATTTGCGCACAGGTGAGCCGGCGCGGAACGCTTCCACGGCACCCATGCGGTAATGCTCGGTATAGGGTTTCTGACCCGAGCCAAGTATTCGGTCATAGGGACAGCTGTCTGTAGGATCGACATAGAGGATCGTCGCCGCGCCGTTACTGCCGCTGTAGGCCTCAAGGCAGAACTGGATCACCGTTTCGCTGCTGCCGACCACCAGCACCAGATCATGTCGGGTCAATGAATTCATCAGGGTAAACAGGTCACGATAGACCGGCGCCACCTCACCGAAGAACACCACATTAGGCTTGAAGTTCGGAGGGTGAACAACGTGATCAAACGCCTCATAGCCGATCGGTTGCACCTCATCTTCGGCCAGATTGACTAGCTCCAGCAGGTTGCCATGGATATGTACCACCTTCGAGCTGCCGGCACGTTCGTGCAAATCGTCCACGTTAGTGGTCATCAACGTCACCCGATCGCCGTAGCATTGCTGCAGTTCGGCAATCGCCTGATGCGCAGCGTTGGGTTCTAACCCTTGCAGCGCCGTGCGGCGGGCATTGTAGAATGCATGCACAAGGTCGTAATTTTGCTCGAAGGTGTCGATGTGACAGACATCCTCGATACGGTGATTGTGCCAAAGGCCATCCGGCCCGGTGCGAAAGGTGGGTACACCGGACTCGGCGGAAACACCGGCACCGGTAAAAATGATCAACCGCTTGGACATTGTTACCTGCTTCATGACTCGTTAACGGTGTTCAGCACCTGACGCTCCAGCTCGGCTGCCAGTGCCGGTTCGAGCTGCAGCGCGGTTGCCAG
This DNA window, taken from Marinobacterium iners, encodes the following:
- a CDS encoding Wadjet anti-phage system protein JetD domain-containing protein → MSWTELEEIRARLNKAWAKGKLLRSPLDNDDGWPLRYPLRHPAAGELGSRFAEAQKWVQRWCAHEEKHDFQLDWRDINSRDIGRNELPVAIQFDYPEDAQALIGKRRAGRHYTQLCEQITTSCPDLLDWCARKPLAVLELQPAWSRLLNVVHWLRQHPRPNVYIRQLELPCVDTKFIESHKKVLGELLDEVLPAGQIDSGARGVSGFEQRYGFLNKPAQIRFRLLDTALYIQGMNDLQIPVTDFARLTLPVQRIVITENEINGLALPNMPGAMVIFGLGYGLDSLKQVEWLADKAIYYWGDLDTHGFAMLDQLRSYFPQTQSLLMDRATLLVHEPLWGEEPKPTRKRLSRLTDHEQALYEDLCLDRLAPALRLEQERIGFEHVKAALAGLGGGT
- a CDS encoding type II toxin-antitoxin system Phd/YefM family antitoxin yields the protein MKLSTHIKPISYLKAHAAEVVRTLDDQGGPLVITQNGEAKAVIQGIDSYEQTQETMALLKILALGTRQIEQEDVEPFQDVINRLRA
- a CDS encoding methyltransferase family protein, whose product is MRKQHPLELLIPPPLVFLTAAGLGWFGAWLWPGGVLFQLPLLWILVPVVLAGVMGTLAVLHCFRARTTVHPHCPEKTSCLVAYGVFKLSRNPMYLALLLLLTAWMLQLGHLLSPLWLAGFVAYVTRFQIRPEERVLQELFGDEYEVYCRGTRRWV
- a CDS encoding ribonuclease Z produces the protein MQLTFLGTSSGAPTRQRNVSATAIQPERGRQWVLVDCGEATQHQLLRTRLSPLQLQAVLITHVHGDHCYGLPGLLASCQLNGRTAPLTLVGPAAVWRYLQAVIEHTELRIDYPLEFVEVSRTLELERGGFSITATELSHRTECWAYRLQEAHVPVRLDTERLQAERVMPSPLYGRLQQGEHVTLPDGRELDGREYCIASYPARAVVVAGDNDQPELLGEACEGVQLLVHEATYTEEVLQQVGPEPQHSCAAQVACFAEARAIPALLLTHFSPRYLLRPRRPRDLSIELLRADAAHHYSGTLYLAQDFEIYGIARNGEVSLLSEQARDQRSNHTVSNRE
- a CDS encoding SIR2 family NAD-dependent protein deacylase is translated as MKQVTMSKRLIIFTGAGVSAESGVPTFRTGPDGLWHNHRIEDVCHIDTFEQNYDLVHAFYNARRTALQGLEPNAAHQAIAELQQCYGDRVTLMTTNVDDLHERAGSSKVVHIHGNLLELVNLAEDEVQPIGYEAFDHVVHPPNFKPNVVFFGEVAPVYRDLFTLMNSLTRHDLVLVVGSSETVIQFCLEAYSGSNGAATILYVDPTDSCPYDRILGSGQKPYTEHYRMGAVEAFRAGSPVRKWVERWLGGPEE